In the Gammaproteobacteria bacterium genome, CTTGAGATGCGACCGCGGATCACGGCTTCATTAGTTAATGACCCGCACCCGCTCGCTAAAGAAACTGCTGTTCGTTTACCAGACGAGCTTTCTGCTGCTGGTGATCATCACCGGCGCGATCGGAGGCTTGTGGGCATATTTCTGGCAGCAGACCTCGCACGAATCGGTGCGGATCAACGCCTTGCTGATCGAGGCGCAACTGGTGCGCGGGGATTTGTACCGGCAACTCAAGGAAATCACCCGTTCCGGTGCGGGCGGTGATCCCAACGCGCTGGATCAATACTGGCATCGTCTGTATCTCATCGACAAGCATTTCTATGCATTGCAACAACACGCGAAGACTGCCGCCGAGACGCGCGCCATCGAATCCATGCAGCAGTCATATAATCTGATGCAGGCGGAGATGAATCAGTTTCTGGCCTCTCCGGTCAACGAGGCAGCGCGCATCAAGCTCCTGGACCCGGCCTACGATCGCATGATGCTGGGCGATTTCGAAGACGCTTTTCTGGAATTCTCAAAACTCATAGCGCAGCAACGCCGGGCGCTGGAGCAGACGATTGAATACTGGACGCGGCTGGCGCCCATTCTTATTCCCGCGCCCATCCTGCTGGCGGCGGCATTGCTGTTTTTTTCGCACCGCAGCTTCCGGCGCGGGTTCCTGGCGCCTATGGCCGAAGTAGTGTCTGGCGCCAAGCGAATCAGCGAGGGCCGGCTCGATCATCGCATTCCGACCAGCGGTGTGGAAGAAGTTACCGTGCTGGCGCGTTCGATCAATGACATGGCGAGCGAGCTCGCGGCGAGCCGTGATGCGCTCGTGGAAAGCGAAAAACAGGCCGCGCTGGGCGCGCTAGTGCCGGTGGTAGCGCACAACATCCGCAATCCACTGGCCTGCATTCGCGCGACCGCGCAAGTGATGGATGACGCGGAGGACTTGCGGGAGTCGCGGCAGGAGATCATCGACACGGTGGATCGACTGGAACGCTGGATCAAATCGCTGCTGTCCTATCTGCATCCATTAAAACCGCACAAGACGCGCACCACGCTCGCCGCCGTGGCAGAGGGCGCGCTGGCGCCGCTCAAACCCAAGCTTGAGGCGAAAAGGCTCAGCATCAGGCGGTCAGCGTGGCAGCCTGATCAGGCGCTTTATGCGGATACCGATCTGCTGGAACAGGCGATTCACGGGCTGGTCAATAATGCCGCCGAAGCATCACCGCCGGGCGCGCAGATCGGGCTTGGGATTGAGTCGTCGGCAGATGAGATCACGTTGATCATCGACGACCAGGGGCCGGGCATGCCGATGAACCCTGATCCTAAAGGGCTGGCGCCGGTACCATCGACCAAACGCTTCGGCACTGGGCTCGGCATTCCGTTCGCGTTCAAGGTGAGTCAGGCGCACGGCGGCAGGATTGTGTTTGAGCCGGCGCCCGGCGGCGGTACGCGCGTGCGATTGTCGCTGCCCATGCAGGCATCCATCGAGACCGAATCCGTATGACCAGCGACGAAACAATGCCAGCGTCTGGATCCTCCACGGCCAGTGCGGCAACGGACGTCTACATTCTCATTGTGGAGGACGAGGCGGTGCTGGCCAAGGCCATTGCCAAGCGCTTTCGAAAAGAGGGCTATGTGAGTGATGTCGCCGGCACACTCGCGGCCGCGCGTGAGCAGATTGCACGGGC is a window encoding:
- a CDS encoding HAMP domain-containing histidine kinase, producing the protein MTRTRSLKKLLFVYQTSFLLLVIITGAIGGLWAYFWQQTSHESVRINALLIEAQLVRGDLYRQLKEITRSGAGGDPNALDQYWHRLYLIDKHFYALQQHAKTAAETRAIESMQQSYNLMQAEMNQFLASPVNEAARIKLLDPAYDRMMLGDFEDAFLEFSKLIAQQRRALEQTIEYWTRLAPILIPAPILLAAALLFFSHRSFRRGFLAPMAEVVSGAKRISEGRLDHRIPTSGVEEVTVLARSINDMASELAASRDALVESEKQAALGALVPVVAHNIRNPLACIRATAQVMDDAEDLRESRQEIIDTVDRLERWIKSLLSYLHPLKPHKTRTTLAAVAEGALAPLKPKLEAKRLSIRRSAWQPDQALYADTDLLEQAIHGLVNNAAEASPPGAQIGLGIESSADEITLIIDDQGPGMPMNPDPKGLAPVPSTKRFGTGLGIPFAFKVSQAHGGRIVFEPAPGGGTRVRLSLPMQASIETESV